A single region of the Anaerostipes rhamnosivorans genome encodes:
- a CDS encoding PTS sugar transporter subunit IIB, with the protein MIKKLRVDYRLVHGQVAISWSRALGVDCILVANDEVAKDEMRQSMLRISKPQGIKLVIKSMEDSIKAIQSGVTDKYKLFIVVNNVQDVERLTDAVPEINDVNLGVLPAVEGSRPLSKAINVTSEDVETLKRLLSKGIRMEIQQVPTENAVKVTKKLLEG; encoded by the coding sequence ATGATCAAGAAACTGAGAGTTGACTATCGGCTGGTACATGGGCAGGTGGCAATTTCATGGTCCAGGGCGCTGGGGGTAGACTGTATCCTGGTAGCCAACGATGAGGTGGCGAAAGATGAGATGCGCCAGTCCATGCTGAGAATCTCAAAACCCCAAGGTATCAAGCTTGTGATCAAATCCATGGAGGATTCTATTAAGGCGATTCAGTCAGGAGTGACCGACAAATATAAGTTGTTTATCGTAGTCAACAATGTGCAGGACGTGGAGCGTCTGACTGACGCTGTTCCTGAGATCAATGATGTGAACCTTGGCGTGCTCCCGGCAGTGGAAGGCAGCAGGCCACTGAGCAAGGCCATCAACGTGACCAGTGAAGATGTGGAGACATTAAAACGCCTGTTGTCCAAGGGGATTCGGATGGAAATCCAGCAGGTGCCCACGGAAAACGCGGTGAAGGTCACGAAAAAACTGTTGGAAGGTTAG
- a CDS encoding zinc-dependent alcohol dehydrogenase: MGKIETTRFAVIEQEHTVKVHERKLPELRPDEVLIKNGACNICTTDYGQWSGARKNLKFPMAFGHEFSGTIVDMGSKVSGFEIGEPVGIGYDNCGQCEFCKKGLTSECVTLGEGRNKLSPDGYHGGFGCSEYVIKPYRSLFKMDASINPSEAAFVEPVGTVCQGLRKLRVSSGEKIVVIGAGTMGVLNALACKAEGCDVLITEMMEKKINVAQNLGLHVVDVSKEDPVKAVEEWTGGRGADAVILAVGATAANDQALEMVKQLHGRILLFAAGYPAPELHVDSNLIHYRKMELIGTFSADVCDFEKAARLISEKKIDLSKLVEAKYPLDSVQEAFEAAVVPGAYRVSVVFDEI, from the coding sequence ATGGGAAAGATAGAGACAACAAGATTTGCGGTGATAGAGCAGGAGCACACAGTAAAGGTGCATGAGAGAAAGCTTCCAGAGCTTAGGCCGGATGAGGTACTGATCAAGAACGGTGCCTGTAACATCTGTACCACGGATTATGGACAGTGGTCCGGTGCCAGAAAGAATTTGAAATTTCCAATGGCCTTTGGTCACGAGTTCAGCGGAACCATCGTTGATATGGGGTCTAAAGTCTCCGGATTTGAGATCGGAGAACCGGTGGGTATCGGCTACGACAACTGCGGACAGTGTGAATTTTGTAAAAAAGGACTTACAAGTGAGTGTGTGACTCTTGGAGAAGGACGGAATAAGCTGTCACCGGACGGCTACCACGGAGGATTTGGCTGTTCTGAATATGTGATAAAACCATACCGTTCCCTATTTAAGATGGATGCCTCCATTAATCCTTCTGAGGCGGCCTTTGTGGAGCCGGTGGGGACCGTCTGCCAGGGACTCAGAAAACTGAGAGTTTCTTCGGGGGAAAAGATCGTAGTCATCGGAGCGGGAACCATGGGTGTGCTGAACGCCCTGGCCTGCAAGGCGGAAGGCTGTGATGTGTTGATTACAGAGATGATGGAAAAAAAGATCAATGTGGCACAGAATCTGGGATTACATGTAGTGGATGTGTCAAAGGAGGATCCGGTGAAAGCTGTGGAAGAATGGACCGGCGGGCGCGGAGCCGATGCTGTCATTCTGGCGGTAGGAGCCACCGCTGCCAATGACCAGGCTCTTGAGATGGTGAAACAGCTGCATGGAAGAATACTTTTGTTTGCCGCAGGGTATCCGGCCCCAGAACTGCATGTGGATTCCAACCTGATCCATTACCGGAAAATGGAGCTGATTGGCACATTTTCGGCGGACGTTTGTGATTTTGAGAAGGCGGCCAGGCTGATCAGTGAAAAGAAAATAGACTTGTCAAAACTGGTGGAGGCAAAATATCCTCTTGACAGTGTCCAGGAAGCATTTGAAGCCGCAGTTGTGCCGGGGGCATACCGGGTCAGTGTGGTATTTGATGAAATATAG
- a CDS encoding aldo/keto reductase, with translation MRYKHFKNAGVDVSALTVGTWGIAGANSAGVTWGDVDTRDSVAAVRRMIENGVNMVDTAPIYGDGHSEEVVGQALKDGYREKIFLATKFGSYISHYDGKSVRDNKYNSVEREIDESLSRLQTDYIDFYIMHWPDVNTPVEETMAALNMLKEKGKIRFIGMSNSPKELIMEAQKYAKIDVIQPPFSMVNQSERELMEWAETQGIGTMTYGSLGAGILTGAIRECPEYDPKDMRLVFYPFFKEPEFSKIMELLKTLDAIAEEHNKPVAQVSINWSTQKSFVGTALTGVTNAEQADENCSAFEWELTEEEIKRIDDEIKRLDIG, from the coding sequence ATGAGATATAAACATTTTAAAAATGCAGGTGTGGACGTGTCAGCGCTGACAGTGGGCACATGGGGAATCGCAGGAGCCAACTCTGCAGGAGTGACATGGGGAGATGTGGATACAAGGGATTCTGTTGCGGCAGTGCGACGGATGATTGAAAACGGAGTCAATATGGTAGATACGGCTCCCATTTATGGGGATGGGCATTCCGAGGAAGTAGTTGGACAGGCGCTGAAAGACGGATATCGGGAAAAAATTTTTCTGGCAACAAAGTTTGGTTCTTATATTAGCCATTATGATGGGAAATCGGTAAGAGATAATAAGTATAATTCTGTGGAAAGAGAAATTGATGAATCTCTTTCCAGGCTGCAAACAGATTATATTGACTTCTATATCATGCACTGGCCCGATGTAAACACACCGGTCGAGGAGACTATGGCGGCTTTAAACATGTTGAAGGAAAAGGGGAAGATCCGTTTTATCGGAATGTCCAACTCTCCGAAAGAGCTGATTATGGAAGCACAGAAATATGCGAAGATTGATGTGATCCAGCCTCCGTTTTCCATGGTAAACCAGTCCGAGCGGGAACTGATGGAATGGGCAGAGACACAGGGGATCGGCACAATGACCTATGGTTCTTTGGGGGCCGGTATCCTGACTGGAGCCATCAGGGAGTGCCCGGAATATGACCCGAAGGATATGCGACTTGTGTTCTATCCATTTTTTAAGGAGCCGGAGTTCTCAAAAATCATGGAACTACTAAAGACACTGGATGCTATAGCTGAGGAACACAACAAACCGGTGGCCCAGGTTTCCATCAACTGGAGCACCCAAAAGAGTTTTGTGGGAACGGCGCTCACTGGAGTAACAAATGCTGAACAGGCGGATGAAAACTGCAGCGCGTTTGAATGGGAGCTGACAGAGGAAGAGATCAAAAGGATTGACGATGAGATTAAAAGACTTGATATTGGGTGA
- a CDS encoding PTS mannose/fructose/sorbose/N-acetylgalactosamine transporter subunit IIC, whose product MLTKALLVGLILGLCKMEYFLGYCMICRPIVISTLTGLVLGDPVQGVILGSVLELMFIGSFPIGAAVSPDYGSAGAICTAFAIITTGGKAVATTLAVPIALLGGFIFIGCKLMNAAFGQMMMRKIEKDNTKAAGGIYLFGAFFTSFIVYFLYGFLSIYAGSTAVQAAVNAIPKVVINGLASAANLLPAIGFALLLKMIISKKMAPYFFVGFMLAAYLNLPTIAVTLFAVMLVLIILSNQKQTPETVEAYGGDENEF is encoded by the coding sequence ATGTTAACAAAAGCGTTGCTGGTGGGGCTGATCCTTGGCCTCTGTAAAATGGAATATTTCTTAGGATATTGTATGATCTGCCGTCCGATTGTCATTTCCACACTGACCGGGCTGGTACTGGGAGACCCTGTCCAGGGAGTCATACTCGGAAGCGTGCTGGAGCTTATGTTCATCGGCTCCTTCCCTATCGGAGCTGCCGTCAGCCCTGACTATGGTTCCGCAGGAGCCATCTGTACGGCATTTGCTATCATCACCACCGGAGGGAAAGCAGTGGCTACAACCCTGGCGGTCCCGATCGCTCTGCTGGGAGGCTTTATCTTTATCGGCTGCAAACTCATGAATGCGGCATTCGGCCAGATGATGATGCGAAAGATAGAAAAGGATAACACAAAGGCAGCCGGGGGAATCTACCTGTTTGGTGCGTTTTTCACAAGCTTTATTGTATATTTTCTCTATGGGTTCCTGTCGATCTATGCGGGAAGTACTGCAGTGCAGGCGGCGGTCAATGCTATTCCGAAGGTAGTCATCAATGGACTTGCTTCAGCTGCTAATCTGCTTCCGGCGATTGGTTTTGCCCTGCTGTTAAAGATGATCATCAGCAAAAAGATGGCACCTTATTTCTTTGTAGGATTTATGCTGGCAGCCTATTTAAATTTGCCGACCATTGCGGTTACATTATTTGCGGTCATGCTGGTGCTGATCATTTTATCCAACCAGAAACAAACGCCGGAGACGGTTGAGGCTTATGGAGGTGACGAAAATGAGTTCTAA
- a CDS encoding HPr family phosphocarrier protein codes for MQKRKIIIPNRSGIHIRTAAELANLCENFACKVKICWSGQEFDGRSIMELLHARIRQGDEIIVETDGEEEEKAADQIEECIGCWR; via the coding sequence ATGCAGAAAAGAAAGATTATCATCCCCAACAGGAGCGGCATCCATATCCGCACTGCCGCAGAGCTTGCAAACCTATGTGAGAATTTTGCGTGCAAGGTGAAGATCTGCTGGAGTGGACAGGAGTTTGATGGAAGGAGTATCATGGAACTTCTTCATGCCAGGATCCGGCAGGGAGATGAGATCATCGTGGAGACTGATGGGGAGGAAGAGGAGAAAGCGGCAGACCAGATAGAGGAATGTATTGGCTGCTGGAGATAA
- a CDS encoding sugar phosphate isomerase/epimerase family protein — protein MTLIDRKQPAPMNHIFRFYQLEDYLKAAAETGYESIDLWTCAAHYLVDSEGYEDTGRLRNMLRDYGLKVVSMTPEQSCPKPFHMAARRTEIREKTQRYFQHVIQAASELDCTRVLITSGWQFFSEERREALKRSEEMIGHLCRFAEHYGVYLTMETLSRKSTRLCNTMEDVKRMMEAVNSRQFAVTADIQTIHNAGESLQEWFDNFKERLNLVHFMDYRKDVFTHLKWGDGTCGLEETLKILNRNGYRGPLVLEYTDSVYFEHPAAVYEDTMKKLKPYLRA, from the coding sequence ATGACGCTGATCGATAGAAAACAGCCGGCACCTATGAACCATATTTTCCGGTTTTACCAACTGGAGGATTATTTGAAAGCGGCAGCGGAAACCGGATATGAAAGCATCGATCTCTGGACTTGTGCGGCACATTATCTGGTGGACTCCGAAGGATATGAGGATACGGGAAGGCTCAGGAACATGCTGAGAGATTACGGCCTTAAGGTGGTGAGCATGACACCGGAACAATCCTGTCCTAAACCATTCCACATGGCGGCCAGGCGGACAGAGATCCGGGAAAAGACTCAAAGGTATTTTCAGCATGTGATACAAGCTGCCTCGGAGCTTGACTGTACAAGAGTCCTGATTACATCTGGATGGCAGTTCTTTTCTGAGGAAAGGCGGGAGGCCTTAAAAAGAAGCGAGGAAATGATCGGACATCTATGCCGGTTTGCGGAACATTACGGCGTGTACCTTACTATGGAGACCTTATCAAGGAAAAGCACCAGGCTGTGTAATACGATGGAAGACGTAAAACGGATGATGGAAGCAGTAAATTCCAGGCAGTTTGCCGTGACTGCTGACATCCAGACGATCCATAATGCTGGGGAATCCCTGCAGGAATGGTTTGATAACTTTAAAGAACGGCTGAATCTGGTACATTTTATGGACTATAGGAAGGATGTTTTTACCCATCTTAAATGGGGTGACGGGACCTGCGGGCTTGAAGAGACATTGAAGATATTGAACCGAAACGGATACCGGGGACCGCTGGTGCTTGAGTACACAGACAGTGTGTATTTTGAACATCCGGCGGCGGTCTACGAGGATACAATGAAGAAGTTAAAACCATATTTGAGAGCATAG
- a CDS encoding PTS system mannose/fructose/sorbose family transporter subunit IID, protein MSSKLNKKDLKQIFIRYLALNAMNDYPGQMHNGYTFSLMPAIDKIYDKEEDRIEAKKRHMEYFNITPNIAGFALGISAAMEEENAKNPDFDATSINAVKTGLMGPLSAIGDTLFPSTLRILATSLVIGMAAGGNVLAPVLFLLMYNIPNLLARWYSLKYGYSMGTEFLVKSEKSGIMDKVSYACSVVGLMAIGAMIVATVNVSTPITIGDVKNGGMVLQTTLDSIMPKMLSLGLVGTIYWLLGKGVKVVPLLIGTMVVGVILFALGIIA, encoded by the coding sequence ATGAGTTCTAAATTAAATAAAAAAGATTTAAAACAGATCTTTATAAGGTATCTTGCCTTGAATGCTATGAATGATTATCCGGGGCAGATGCACAATGGATACACATTTAGCCTGATGCCAGCGATAGATAAGATCTACGACAAGGAAGAGGACAGGATCGAGGCTAAGAAACGGCATATGGAATATTTTAATATCACGCCGAACATCGCAGGATTCGCTCTCGGAATATCCGCAGCCATGGAGGAGGAAAATGCCAAGAATCCAGATTTTGACGCCACAAGCATCAATGCAGTCAAGACCGGTCTGATGGGTCCCCTTTCCGCAATCGGTGACACATTGTTTCCATCTACACTGAGGATCCTTGCCACGTCCCTGGTTATCGGCATGGCGGCCGGGGGAAATGTGCTGGCTCCGGTTCTGTTTCTTCTTATGTATAACATACCAAACCTGCTGGCACGCTGGTATAGTCTCAAATACGGCTACAGCATGGGAACGGAGTTTTTGGTAAAATCCGAAAAGTCTGGAATCATGGATAAAGTATCCTATGCCTGTTCCGTGGTGGGGCTTATGGCCATCGGGGCAATGATCGTGGCCACGGTCAACGTTTCCACACCGATCACCATCGGCGATGTAAAGAACGGCGGAATGGTGCTCCAGACCACCTTGGACAGCATCATGCCGAAAATGCTTTCTTTAGGGTTGGTGGGAACCATCTACTGGCTTCTGGGCAAAGGAGTTAAAGTAGTGCCATTGCTGATCGGAACTATGGTCGTGGGCGTGATTTTGTTTGCCTTGGGCATCATCGCATAG
- a CDS encoding sigma 54-interacting transcriptional regulator produces MLKDKLLSYIKEKTREIDFQAVDNSCTADAMSGIFGVKRNTVSHYLNQELGKSLFKVNTRPVLFFSVKEFEQRFFPVEKSVYVSLDELFEQKKTQNQDQVRGEKDPLDRMIGARGSLKKAVEQIKTSVFYPNTSLPIFLHGDTGAGKSYMARQIYEFSVCHKVLPEGAPFITLNCAQYANNVELLSSSLFGYVKGAFTGAYGTTKGLLEAADGGMLFLDEVHRLNNESQEKLFIFLDQGIFRRMGENEGWHKADVRIVMATTEDLDSNFLDTFLRRVPIVVEIPDLTERGIRERLQFIYQFFIRESQVLDRSLAVSGNVLDALAGHMFKGNVGELQNTIKYLCATIYAKDQERDVIPVRLADLPDEILSEIAQSDESKIKKSQEVLITPVSAAETISPAETEESRYYQELFEKLSSIYEEFQSQGYEAEQFEKRCFHAVNDMLDRLIYQQSSESDTMMMRYVISSVHEAFRYVEYSTNVRFGGNVLHAAAAYFFYLNSHPSEYESEKKISEEFLTYAAGHYKQETHLVKRMMELLSAKMDLNVTEAELLPLVLYFKSLNVRSAENRTRAVILAHGYATASSIANVANRLLEEVIFEAVDMPIDKKMEDIVRWMKEYIEFHDISSGILLLVDTGSLMDIYEELSDVLRVPAAIVNNISTQMAVNAGQMVKQRYHLEDIISRLEKYNQTEYQLIYPKVDKQKVLLTCCLTGTGTAEQIRGLIDDSIPDDIDISVISYDYDQLNNQSTADALLDSYDILGVIGTVNPQLSGVEFIPLEEVVSGAADRKMEKILAPAVPEGRIGEINDHLVRNFSVRQLIGSLTILDTDKIMNHIEECLKKYEVMTGQPLANSTKINLFIHVGCLAERLIRRSPIEDYPCLSDLEEQHTEEIAKIRSAFSGIEDTYSVKIPLSEIGYIYDIINGI; encoded by the coding sequence ATGTTAAAAGATAAACTGTTATCTTATATTAAAGAAAAGACCAGAGAGATTGACTTTCAGGCTGTGGATAACTCCTGTACTGCCGATGCGATGTCGGGGATTTTCGGTGTCAAACGAAACACCGTAAGCCATTATTTAAACCAGGAACTGGGGAAAAGCCTGTTTAAAGTCAACACAAGGCCGGTGCTTTTTTTCAGTGTCAAAGAGTTCGAACAACGGTTTTTTCCGGTTGAGAAATCTGTTTACGTCAGCTTGGATGAGCTGTTTGAACAAAAAAAGACCCAGAATCAGGATCAGGTAAGAGGTGAAAAAGATCCTCTGGATCGTATGATCGGAGCCAGGGGAAGTCTGAAAAAAGCGGTGGAGCAAATCAAGACATCGGTATTTTATCCGAACACCAGCCTGCCGATTTTTCTTCACGGGGACACCGGCGCGGGAAAGAGCTATATGGCCCGGCAGATCTATGAATTTTCTGTCTGCCATAAGGTACTTCCTGAGGGTGCGCCGTTTATCACTTTAAACTGTGCCCAGTATGCAAACAACGTGGAACTGCTGTCCAGCAGTCTGTTCGGCTATGTAAAAGGGGCCTTCACAGGAGCCTATGGAACCACAAAGGGTCTTTTGGAGGCAGCGGACGGGGGAATGCTGTTTCTGGATGAAGTGCACCGACTGAACAATGAAAGCCAGGAAAAGCTGTTTATCTTTCTGGATCAGGGAATCTTTCGCCGGATGGGAGAAAATGAGGGGTGGCATAAAGCTGACGTGCGCATTGTTATGGCCACCACAGAAGATTTGGATTCCAATTTCCTTGACACGTTTCTTAGGCGTGTGCCTATTGTAGTAGAAATCCCCGACCTGACAGAACGGGGTATCCGGGAGAGGCTGCAGTTCATTTATCAGTTTTTTATCCGGGAGAGCCAGGTGCTGGACCGGAGCCTTGCTGTCTCTGGAAATGTCCTGGACGCACTGGCCGGACACATGTTTAAGGGGAACGTAGGGGAGCTTCAGAATACGATCAAGTACCTGTGTGCCACCATTTACGCAAAGGATCAGGAGCGGGATGTGATCCCCGTCCGTCTGGCAGATCTGCCGGATGAGATACTCTCGGAGATCGCCCAAAGTGACGAGAGCAAAATAAAAAAGAGCCAAGAGGTCTTGATCACGCCGGTTTCTGCGGCGGAGACAATCTCGCCCGCAGAGACGGAGGAGTCCAGGTATTACCAGGAGCTGTTTGAGAAGCTTTCTTCCATTTATGAAGAGTTCCAAAGCCAGGGCTATGAGGCGGAACAGTTTGAGAAACGCTGTTTCCATGCGGTCAATGATATGCTGGACCGTTTGATCTACCAGCAGAGTTCGGAGTCGGACACTATGATGATGCGCTATGTGATTAGCAGCGTACACGAGGCGTTTCGCTATGTGGAGTACAGCACCAATGTGCGGTTCGGAGGGAATGTTCTGCATGCAGCAGCCGCTTATTTTTTCTATTTAAACAGCCATCCTTCGGAATATGAGTCTGAGAAAAAGATATCGGAAGAATTCCTTACCTATGCCGCAGGCCATTACAAACAGGAGACACACCTGGTAAAACGGATGATGGAACTGTTGTCCGCCAAAATGGATCTGAACGTGACAGAGGCAGAATTGTTGCCGCTGGTTCTTTATTTTAAGAGTTTGAACGTAAGATCGGCGGAAAACAGGACCCGGGCCGTCATCCTGGCCCACGGCTACGCCACAGCCAGCAGTATCGCCAACGTGGCAAACCGGCTTTTGGAAGAAGTGATCTTTGAGGCGGTGGATATGCCTATTGATAAGAAGATGGAAGACATTGTCCGGTGGATGAAGGAATATATTGAGTTTCACGATATCAGCAGCGGAATTTTACTTCTGGTGGATACAGGTTCCTTGATGGATATTTATGAGGAACTCAGTGACGTGCTCCGAGTGCCGGCAGCCATTGTCAACAATATTTCCACTCAGATGGCGGTCAATGCAGGGCAGATGGTGAAGCAGAGGTACCACCTGGAGGACATCATATCCAGGCTGGAAAAATACAATCAGACAGAGTACCAGCTGATCTACCCAAAGGTGGATAAACAGAAGGTTTTACTGACGTGCTGTCTTACCGGGACCGGGACAGCGGAGCAGATCAGAGGCCTGATCGATGATAGTATCCCGGACGACATTGACATTAGTGTTATCTCCTATGACTATGACCAGCTAAACAATCAGTCCACGGCTGATGCGCTTTTGGACAGTTATGATATTCTGGGGGTGATCGGCACGGTAAACCCGCAGCTTTCCGGCGTTGAGTTCATACCATTGGAGGAAGTGGTTTCAGGTGCGGCGGACAGGAAGATGGAGAAGATCCTGGCTCCGGCTGTCCCGGAAGGCAGGATCGGTGAGATCAACGACCATCTGGTCAGGAACTTTTCTGTGCGCCAGCTGATCGGATCCCTGACAATCCTGGATACAGACAAGATCATGAACCATATCGAAGAATGTCTGAAAAAATATGAAGTCATGACGGGACAGCCTCTGGCCAACAGTACAAAGATCAATCTTTTTATCCATGTGGGGTGCTTGGCGGAGCGTCTCATACGGAGAAGCCCGATTGAAGATTATCCCTGTCTGTCAGACCTTGAGGAACAGCATACAGAGGAGATCGCAAAGATACGGAGTGCTTTTAGTGGGATAGAAGATACCTATAGTGTCAAAATCCCACTGTCCGAGATCGGATATATTTATGATATTATAAACGGAATTTAA
- a CDS encoding mannitol dehydrogenase family protein gives MKKQKKELLVIGAGNIGRGVIGGLFYESGYRLYLYDIMADRMEQLRKQGTYLIERVGAEGKKRIIVKDFEVLDCSDESDLIRHMEQVDLVACCVYEGAFESIAKKLAEAIKTRSRKIDAGYFNILLCVNALGAPDFFEKRLSELLAEDEKALAYVKEKTGICQVMVGMAAMPSSRELMEMDPFAVTTKLDGHIGIDSEAFKGEFPQVEQVGKAVKAKAQIFRKVYTGNMKHCMTAFLGSARGCTYISDTYDDPWIEDCTAGAFYEAEDAVSREYGFTQEERKEWIDFIMNAPKNRNLKDEIQRVTHGPKEKLGRKNRFTGPALLCMKHQILPYYLARGIAFGFLYRDEREPESIEITDYVKEHGIREAIMKYCGLFPEEWELLQLIEAQYKEAVKQR, from the coding sequence TTGAAAAAACAGAAAAAAGAACTGCTGGTCATTGGTGCCGGGAACATTGGCAGGGGTGTCATTGGAGGACTGTTTTATGAATCCGGATACCGCCTGTATCTGTATGACATTATGGCAGACCGTATGGAACAGTTGAGAAAACAGGGCACGTATCTGATCGAGAGGGTAGGAGCCGAGGGAAAAAAGAGAATTATAGTAAAAGACTTTGAGGTTCTGGACTGTTCGGATGAGAGCGACTTGATCCGGCATATGGAACAAGTGGACCTTGTAGCCTGTTGTGTCTATGAAGGTGCATTTGAGAGCATTGCCAAAAAACTGGCAGAAGCTATAAAGACCAGATCCAGGAAAATAGATGCGGGGTATTTTAACATCCTGCTCTGTGTCAATGCCTTGGGAGCGCCGGACTTTTTTGAAAAGAGGCTCAGTGAGCTTTTGGCAGAGGATGAGAAGGCACTAGCCTATGTTAAGGAAAAGACAGGGATCTGCCAGGTAATGGTCGGGATGGCGGCTATGCCGTCCTCCAGGGAGCTCATGGAGATGGATCCGTTTGCAGTTACAACAAAGCTTGACGGACATATCGGTATTGATTCGGAAGCATTTAAGGGGGAGTTCCCCCAGGTGGAACAGGTAGGAAAGGCAGTCAAAGCGAAAGCCCAGATCTTCCGTAAGGTGTATACGGGAAATATGAAACACTGTATGACCGCATTTCTTGGAAGCGCCAGGGGATGTACGTATATTTCAGATACTTACGATGACCCGTGGATTGAGGACTGTACGGCCGGTGCCTTTTATGAGGCGGAGGATGCAGTATCCAGAGAATATGGTTTTACACAGGAAGAGCGGAAAGAGTGGATAGACTTCATCATGAACGCCCCAAAGAACCGCAATCTGAAAGATGAGATCCAAAGGGTAACACATGGCCCAAAAGAAAAGCTTGGCAGGAAAAACCGATTTACAGGTCCGGCCCTGCTGTGTATGAAGCATCAGATTCTTCCCTATTATCTGGCCAGAGGCATTGCTTTTGGATTTTTGTACCGGGATGAGAGAGAACCGGAGAGTATCGAGATTACCGATTATGTAAAGGAACACGGTATCAGGGAAGCTATTATGAAGTACTGTGGACTATTTCCGGAGGAATGGGAGCTTCTACAGTTGATTGAAGCACAGTACAAAGAGGCAGTAAAACAACGTTAA
- a CDS encoding class II fructose-bisphosphate aldolase: MIISMGEMLNRAKKEGYGVAAPNVFNRETIEASFLAARKLKAPVILDVASVHGIYECADLARFYAARYPEVPAAVNLDHGGPYEDIMKAIHAGFSSVMIDRSTLTYEENVREVKEIVKAAHAVGVSVEAELGHVGQGDEYEQTRDQGLTKLSEAQSYVKETGIDCLAVAVGTSHGVYKGTPHLEFELLSTLSKEIAIPLVLHGGSGTGDENLAKAVKTGIQKVNLNTDLSEAGKNALRKALADSAPKKDTKATGEFAPKKMNMQQTIVAGAEGFQKVLEHYMQLFDSQNRW, translated from the coding sequence ATGATTATTTCAATGGGAGAGATGCTGAATAGAGCAAAAAAAGAGGGTTACGGGGTGGCAGCGCCCAATGTGTTTAACCGTGAGACCATCGAGGCATCTTTTTTAGCAGCCCGGAAGTTGAAGGCTCCGGTGATCCTGGATGTGGCTTCTGTCCACGGGATTTATGAGTGCGCGGATCTGGCAAGGTTTTATGCGGCAAGGTATCCGGAAGTCCCGGCGGCGGTCAATCTGGATCACGGCGGACCTTATGAGGATATCATGAAAGCGATCCATGCCGGATTCAGCTCTGTTATGATTGACCGCTCTACACTTACGTATGAGGAAAATGTGAGGGAAGTGAAAGAGATCGTAAAAGCAGCCCACGCAGTGGGTGTATCTGTGGAGGCCGAGCTTGGCCATGTGGGTCAGGGGGATGAATACGAACAGACCCGGGATCAGGGCCTTACAAAGCTTTCCGAAGCCCAGTCCTATGTGAAAGAAACCGGGATCGACTGCCTGGCCGTGGCGGTCGGCACTTCACACGGAGTCTATAAAGGAACACCGCATCTGGAATTTGAACTGCTCTCCACCTTATCAAAAGAGATCGCCATCCCTCTCGTGCTGCATGGGGGCTCAGGCACTGGGGATGAGAACCTGGCAAAAGCGGTAAAGACGGGGATTCAGAAGGTGAACCTGAACACAGATCTGAGTGAGGCGGGAAAAAATGCCCTGAGAAAAGCTCTGGCGGACAGCGCACCGAAGAAGGATACCAAAGCCACAGGCGAATTTGCGCCGAAAAAGATGAACATGCAGCAGACCATCGTGGCAGGGGCGGAAGGTTTCCAGAAAGTGTTGGAGCATTATATGCAGCTGTTTGATTCACAGAACCGATGGTAG